The Pelodiscus sinensis isolate JC-2024 chromosome 5, ASM4963464v1, whole genome shotgun sequence genome includes a region encoding these proteins:
- the EREG gene encoding proepiregulin — protein sequence MEPCCPRTRSALLGLGIYLLLQAVSGTTVIPLCEPNDLENCTTALVQTETNPRVAQVGIARCKPEMQDYCFHGQCMYLVDLDEHYCRCDVGFSGVRCVHSELLTQHLSKEYLALTVILILFFLVAIFITTYYLFKWYQNKKKRQANNHKYKEADVHEKNSALLPS from the exons GTATTTATCTTTTACTGCAAGCTGTGTCTGGTACAACAGTGATCCCGTTATGTGAACCAAATGATCTGGAAAACTGCACAACAGCACTAG TTCAGACGGAGACTAATCCCCGAGTGGCTCAAGTCGGGATAGCCAGATGCAAGCCTGAAATGCAAGATTACTGCTTCCATGGGCAGTGCATGTACCTTGTGGACTTAGATGAACATTACTGCAG GTGTGATGTGGGCTTCTCTGGGGTCCGGTGCGTGCATTCGGAACTTCTCACGCAGCACCTGAGCAAAGAATATCTGGCACTGACCGTGATTCTAATCCTCTTTTTCCTCGTCGCGATCTTCATTACAACCTACTACCTATTCAAATG GtaccaaaacaaaaagaagagGCAAGCCAACAACCACAAATACAAAGAGGCTGATGTCCATGAGAAGAACTCCGCGCTGCTTCCCTCGTGA